The Streptomyces sp. R28 region ATCCATGCCGCGACCTCCTCCACCGTGCCCAACCGCTGGGCGAGCAGGAGCTTTCCGACGGCGGTGGTGTGGGCGGGGTTGCGCCCGCCGATCGTCGACGTCAGCCGGACGGCACCGGTGGGCGGGTCGACCTTGGCGCGGTAGACGACCTCACGGCCGTCGAGCACCGCGTAGTGCGCGGTCTCGCCGAACCGGTGCGCCAGCGCTTCGAGCACGGGGCGGACACGGACCTGCTCGGGGCGGGCCTCGTGGTGGGCGAAAGCCATGCGCAGGAACTCGTCTCCCAGCACATAGCGTCCGCGCACGTCCTGGTCGGCCAGTCCGGCCCGCCGCAGCGCGCCGAGTGCCCGGTGGACGGTCGGCTTGGGACTGGCGACGGCCCGGGTCAGCTCCTCCAGCCCCACCCCAGCGGGATACCGGGCGAGCTCCTTCAGAACCGCCAGCACCCGGTCCGAGCCCACAAGACGGTTGCCCTCGGCGGCAGTTGCACTGTTCGCGCCGAGGGCTGTCGATCCGTCGTACGTCTGCGTATGCTCCATGGCGTTCCAGACTCTAGACCTCCGTACCGACTGCTGGAAGAGGTCCCATGGTGAGACTGCGCAGCGCACAGTGGTACGAGGGACAGGACCGTAACGCCTACATCCACCGGGCGTGGATGCGCAGGGGCGTTCCCGGCGACGCCTTCACCGGCCGACCGCAGATCGCCATCGCCAACACGGCCTCGGACCTGACCCCTTGCAACGCCCATCTCGACGAGGTCGCCTCCTCGGTGCGCGACGGCGTGTACGAGGCGGGCGGCATCCCACTGGACCTGCCCGTGGTGTCGCTCGGCGAGACGAACGTACGGCCCACCGCCATGCTCTGGCGCAACATGGCCGCGATGGCCACCGAGGAGATGCTGCGGGCCAACCCGATCGACGGCGTCGTCCTGCTGGGCGGCTGCGACAAGACGATCCCGTCGCTGCTCATGGCCGCCGCTTCGGTGGACCTGCCCGCCGTCGTCGTACCCGGCGGGCCGATGCTCACCGGGACCTTCCGGGGCACACCGCTGGGCTGCGGCACCGACGTGTGGCGGCTCTCGGAGGAGGTGCGGGCCGGGACGCTCTCGCAGGAGCAGTTCACCCGCTCCGAGTCGGCGATGATCCGCAGCCGCGGCCACTGCAACACCATGGGCACCGCCTCCACGATGGCCCTGGTCGCCGAGGCCCTGGGCACGGTCGTACCCGGCGTGGCCGGAACCCCGGCCCCCGACAGCCGCCTGCTGGAGGCCGCGCACCACACCGGCCGACTGGCGGTGGACATGATCAACGCCGACCGCCGGCCGGGGGCGATCCTCACCAGGGCGTCCTTCCACAACGCGATCGTCGCGCTCGCCGCCATCGGCGGCTCGACCAACGCCGTCGTCCACCTCCTGGCCATCGCGGGCCGTCTGGGCATCGACCTCACCCTCGACGACTTCGACCGCATCGGCTCCCGCGTCCCGGTCCTGGTGGACCTCCAGCCCGCCGGTCGCTTCCTCATGGAGGACTTCCACCGCGCCGGAGGCCTGCTCGCCGTCCTGCGCGAGGTCCGCGACCTGCTCGACCCCGACGCGCTCACCGTCACCGGCGAGCCGTTGGTCGACTCACTCGACGACGCCCCGATCTGGGACCACGAGGTCATCCGCACCCGCGCCGAACCCCTGGTCGCCGAGGGCGGCATCGCCGTCCTGCGCGGCAACCTCGCACCCGACGGCGCCCTCGTCAAACCCGCCGCGGCCTCCCCGCACCTGCTGCGCCACCGCGGCCGGGCCGTCGTCTTCGACTCCATCGAGGACTTCCACGCCCGTATCGACGACCCGGACCTCGACGTCGACGCCGACTCCGTCCTCGTCCTGCGCGGCTGCGGCCCCAAGGGCTACCCGGGCATGCCCGAGGTCTCCAACATGCCCCTGCCGAAAAAGCTTCTCGAACAGGGCGTCCGTGACATGGTCCGCGTCTGCGACGGCCGCATGAGCGGCACGGCGTACGGCACCGTCGTCCTGCACGTCGCCCCCGAGGCCGCGGCCGGCGGCCCCCTCGCACTGGTGCGGACGGGGGACTTCATCACCCTGGACGTCGAGGCCCGCTGCATCGACCTCGACGTGCCCACCGACGAACTCGCCCGCAGGACCCCCAGCAAGGCGACCGTCGCCGGCTTCGCCGATCCCCGGCGCGGCTGGGAACGCCTCTACATCGACCACGTCCTCCAGGCCGACACCGGCGCCGATCTCGACTTCCTCGTAGGGTCCAGCGGCTCGGAGGTGAGCCGCGAATCACACTGACCGCGGCGGCGACGGGGCAGGCCGGTCAGGGCCTGCCCCCTGCAACCGGGTCGTCAGGCGACGACGCCGCAGTCGTCGATGACGATCTTCTTGGCCGTCGTGCCCGAGCGGCTGCCGAGGCCCTCGATCGCCTTGACGATGTCCTCGCCCTCGACGACCTCGCCGAAGACGACGTGCTTGCCGTCCAGCCACGGCGTCACCACGGTGGTGATGAAGAACTGCGAGCCGTTCGTGCCCGGACCCGCGTTGGCCATGCTCAGCAGGAACGGCCTGTCGTGCTTGAGCTGGAAGTTCTCGTCCGCGAACTTCTCGCCGTAGATGCTCTTGCCGCCGGTGCCGTTGCCGTTGGTGAAGTCACCGCCCTGCAGCATGAACTCCGGGATGACCCGGTGGAAGGGCGAACCCTTGTAGCCGAACCCGTTCTGGCCCGTCGCCAGCTCACGGAAGTTGCGCGCGGTCTTGGGTACCACGTCGTCGAACAGTCGGAAGACGATGCGGCCGAGGTCCTCGCCACCGGCCGAAACCTTGAAAAACACGTTCTCGCTCATGGTCATGATTCTCCACACCAGGCGGCCTGAGATCGAATCGGCCGCGCGTGGCGGTCCCTGACCGCGTCTCGGCGGCGGCGACGCGCACGCAATGTGATGGCCTCGACACATATCGTCATGCCGCCGCGCCCTCAGCGCCTCCGCTCGGCGCGGAGCAAGCCCGCGGGCGTCGATCCGAGTGAAACGCGCGGGGCTGGGGACTTGGCGTGCAGGCCGGCTCAGCGGCGTTCCCCGTGGGGGCTGGTCCGGCCAGGCTCCTCTGGTTCAGACCACGAGCCGGGGGAGCCGCCCGGATGGTCATGACAGGGAGCCGCGGTCACAGATCAGGCGCGCGACCTCACGGAGTTTGACGTTGTTCTCCTGCGAGTAGCGGCGGAGCACGTCGAAGGCCTGCTCCTCGGTGAGGTCGTGGCTGCCCATCAGGATGCCCATGGCCTCGCCGATCATGTGGCGGGTGGCGACGGCGTGCTCCATCTGGGCGTGCGAGCGGGCGCTGGAGAAGGCGACCGCGGCGTGGGAGGCGAGCAGCCAGCCGGCCAGCTCACCGGCCTCGGTGAAGGCGCCGGCCTTGCGCGCGTAGAGGTTCAGCGCGCCGAGGTCCTCGTCCTCGGTGTACAGCAGAAAGCCCATCATGCTGCCCACGCCGAGTTTGTGGGCCTGGGGTGCGAAGGCGGGCCAGCGCGGCTGCTCCCGGGTGAAGTCCTTGATACGGAACACCCGCTCTCCCTGCGCGGTGCGGGCGGCATCGAAGCACGGCCCCTCGCTCAGCTTCTCCTGCAGCCGGTCACTGTCGACGACCAGCTCCTCGGTGGGCGCCAGCGACTGGACCTTCTTGCCGTGCAGCACCAGAATGCCGGCCGCGTCGCAGCCCTCCACCAGGTCGACGGCCGATCCGGTGATCCGCTCCAGGGTGGCGTCCACCGACTCCTGCGCCAGCAGATCCCGCGCCATCGACGCCATCTGCTGCGCGAACCGAGCCCAGTGCATCACCCTCGCCACCTCTCGGTTCGCTTCGGTAGGTGTCTACCCAGCATTTCATGCCATGGGCAGGGCCCGGCTCCGTGAGGCCGGGCAGCATCGCGCGCATCGACTCGTGCAGGGGCTGCGGTGGCACCACGGCGACGAGGCCGCTGACCGGCGGCCCGGCGAACAGAATCCAACGGGTGCGCAGGCTGTTGCAGGGGTGTCCCAGGCCAGCGCTGTGCAGGTCTGCGGCGCCCAGCGCGAAGGAACCTTGCAGGTAGGCGCCGACGAACGTGTCGCCGAGGATGCCGAGTACCGCGCCGACGAAGTCGGCCAGGAGCGCGTCGAGCTCCTGACGAGTGGCTAACCGTGCAGCTCGCGGTAGGCGACGACCGCCCCGGAATGCAGAGGGACGACGCCGGTGGAGATCAGGCTGCGGACGTCGAGGAACTGGGTGCCGAGGGCCGTGGTGGGGACGAGCCGGGTGGCGTTGCGCACCAGGACGTGGGTGAGGGCGGCGGCGATGGGCGCGGGCAGATCGGGACGGCACAGGAGCAGGTTGGCCACGCCGATGGTGCTCACCTCGGGAGTTTTGCGATACGCCCCGGCCGGCACCGTCACCGCCTCGAGACCCGATCCGGCGCGTTCCGTACCGGCGCGCAGGCGGGGCAGAAGGCCGGCCAGCGGCAGGAGCCGGATGCCGGGCCTGACGTCGAGGCCGGACAGCACCGGCAGCGGTACGCCGCCCGCGACCAGCAGGGCGTCGATGGCGCCGTCCACCATCGCGCGCGCCGCCTGCGGCATCAGCAGGTGGCGGACACGGACGTCCCTCCCCGGGGTCAGGCCGGCCGCGCGCAGCAGACGGTCGCCGAGCACGGCACCACCGGACGCGGGCGCGCCGAGCGAGATGGTGCGCCCCGCCAGGTC contains the following coding sequences:
- a CDS encoding IclR family transcriptional regulator, yielding MEHTQTYDGSTALGANSATAAEGNRLVGSDRVLAVLKELARYPAGVGLEELTRAVASPKPTVHRALGALRRAGLADQDVRGRYVLGDEFLRMAFAHHEARPEQVRVRPVLEALAHRFGETAHYAVLDGREVVYRAKVDPPTGAVRLTSTIGGRNPAHTTAVGKLLLAQRLGTVEEVAAWIDDCPPARRTERSLGTAAALHADLTATRERGFGIDDQENETGVNCLALPVYPTSPTVPSGAVSVSALAYRTPLASLVDALDEIRALLGPLGEPHC
- a CDS encoding IlvD/Edd family dehydratase; the encoded protein is MVRLRSAQWYEGQDRNAYIHRAWMRRGVPGDAFTGRPQIAIANTASDLTPCNAHLDEVASSVRDGVYEAGGIPLDLPVVSLGETNVRPTAMLWRNMAAMATEEMLRANPIDGVVLLGGCDKTIPSLLMAAASVDLPAVVVPGGPMLTGTFRGTPLGCGTDVWRLSEEVRAGTLSQEQFTRSESAMIRSRGHCNTMGTASTMALVAEALGTVVPGVAGTPAPDSRLLEAAHHTGRLAVDMINADRRPGAILTRASFHNAIVALAAIGGSTNAVVHLLAIAGRLGIDLTLDDFDRIGSRVPVLVDLQPAGRFLMEDFHRAGGLLAVLREVRDLLDPDALTVTGEPLVDSLDDAPIWDHEVIRTRAEPLVAEGGIAVLRGNLAPDGALVKPAAASPHLLRHRGRAVVFDSIEDFHARIDDPDLDVDADSVLVLRGCGPKGYPGMPEVSNMPLPKKLLEQGVRDMVRVCDGRMSGTAYGTVVLHVAPEAAAGGPLALVRTGDFITLDVEARCIDLDVPTDELARRTPSKATVAGFADPRRGWERLYIDHVLQADTGADLDFLVGSSGSEVSRESH
- a CDS encoding peptidylprolyl isomerase, producing MSENVFFKVSAGGEDLGRIVFRLFDDVVPKTARNFRELATGQNGFGYKGSPFHRVIPEFMLQGGDFTNGNGTGGKSIYGEKFADENFQLKHDRPFLLSMANAGPGTNGSQFFITTVVTPWLDGKHVVFGEVVEGEDIVKAIEGLGSRSGTTAKKIVIDDCGVVA
- a CDS encoding GAF and ANTAR domain-containing protein; protein product: MHWARFAQQMASMARDLLAQESVDATLERITGSAVDLVEGCDAAGILVLHGKKVQSLAPTEELVVDSDRLQEKLSEGPCFDAARTAQGERVFRIKDFTREQPRWPAFAPQAHKLGVGSMMGFLLYTEDEDLGALNLYARKAGAFTEAGELAGWLLASHAAVAFSSARSHAQMEHAVATRHMIGEAMGILMGSHDLTEEQAFDVLRRYSQENNVKLREVARLICDRGSLS
- a CDS encoding TAXI family TRAP transporter solute-binding subunit, coding for MTGPARRTAVRAALATACSGLLAAAGTADARHADRGPAGRLRIATGEADGFYAAFGRLLAEQVTVAYPRISCEVIHSEASVANVRLLQAGRAEVALALADIAWAAYGGSAPFGRRVPLRAIGRVYENYVQLAVRADARIRTVADLAGRTISLGAPASGGAVLGDRLLRAAGLTPGRDVRVRHLLMPQAARAMVDGAIDALLVAGGVPLPVLSGLDVRPGIRLLPLAGLLPRLRAGTERAGSGLEAVTVPAGAYRKTPEVSTIGVANLLLCRPDLPAPIAAALTHVLVRNATRLVPTTALGTQFLDVRSLISTGVVPLHSGAVVAYRELHG